Proteins found in one Pseudoxanthomonas sp. SL93 genomic segment:
- the flgJ gene encoding flagellar assembly peptidoglycan hydrolase FlgJ, with amino-acid sequence MSLADAGGKPDNARIQDVARKLEGQFAQMLIKCMREASFGDSLFPGENQTFRDMYDQQLAKAMTEGRGLGLAPMIARQLGATDTTPPVATNTALSAYRRMMPSAEADSMLDAIAGRGIGSSAARDGASVPATITLDTITVRPDAACAEVENVASADPSRYARNTPERFVAEIWDHAQSAAKELGVDPRALVAQAALETGWGRRVIKTGDGGSAHNLFGIKATGWKGERARTATHEYTNGVKHSETADFRAYASPAESFADYVRLLKSNPRYQQALAAGRDIAGFARGLQKAGYATDPTYANKIASIANGPTLGKVLSSMGSTVGNAVGSAISNALRR; translated from the coding sequence ATGTCGCTGGCGGATGCCGGCGGCAAGCCGGACAACGCGCGCATCCAGGACGTGGCGCGCAAGCTGGAGGGCCAGTTCGCGCAGATGCTGATCAAGTGCATGCGCGAGGCCAGCTTCGGGGATTCGCTGTTCCCCGGCGAGAACCAGACCTTCCGCGACATGTACGACCAGCAGCTGGCCAAGGCGATGACCGAAGGTCGCGGCCTGGGCCTGGCACCGATGATCGCGCGCCAGCTGGGCGCCACCGACACCACCCCGCCGGTCGCGACCAACACGGCGCTGTCCGCCTATCGCCGCATGATGCCGTCGGCCGAGGCCGATTCCATGCTCGACGCCATCGCCGGTCGTGGCATCGGCAGCAGCGCGGCCCGCGACGGCGCCAGCGTGCCGGCCACCATCACGCTGGACACCATCACTGTGCGACCCGATGCGGCCTGCGCCGAAGTGGAGAACGTCGCGTCCGCCGATCCGTCCAGGTACGCCCGCAACACGCCCGAGCGCTTTGTCGCCGAGATCTGGGACCACGCGCAGAGCGCGGCGAAGGAGCTGGGCGTGGACCCGCGCGCACTGGTCGCGCAGGCCGCGCTGGAAACGGGCTGGGGCCGACGCGTGATCAAGACCGGCGACGGTGGCAGCGCGCACAACCTGTTCGGCATCAAGGCCACCGGCTGGAAGGGCGAACGCGCCCGCACCGCCACCCACGAGTACACCAATGGCGTGAAGCACAGCGAAACCGCGGACTTCCGTGCCTACGCCTCGCCCGCCGAAAGCTTCGCCGACTACGTGCGCCTGCTGAAGAGCAATCCGCGCTACCAGCAGGCACTGGCCGCCGGCCGCGACATAGCCGGTTTCGCGCGCGGCCTGCAGAAAGCCGGCTACGCCACCGACCCCACCTACGCCAACAAGATCGCCTCCATCGCCAACGGCCCGACGCTGGGCAAGGTGCTGTCGTCGATGGGCTCCACCGTCGGCAACGCGGTGGGTTCGGCGATAAGTAACGCCTTGCGGCGCTGA
- a CDS encoding flagellar basal body P-ring protein FlgI: MDTPNAERSNPTPAKKPRRIDTYTLLGLLAWIGLVLLCLAPAARAERIKDLAQVGGVRSNPLVGYGLVVGLDGSGDRTSQAPFTVQSLKNMLGELGVNVPPNVNPQLKNVAAVAIHADLPAFAKPGQPIDITVSSIGNATSLRGGSLLMTPLRGADGEVYAIAQGNLVVGGFGAQGKDGSRVSVNVPSVGRIPNGATVERAVPNAMDAGDGTITLNLHRADFTTVSRMVAALEQNFGAGNAYALDAVTVAVRGPSDISRRINFLSQVENLELTPGSAPAKVIVNARTGTVVIGAQVQVMPAAVTHGSLTVTITESANVSQPNEFSRGGQTVVTPQSSVSINAEGSRMFKFEGGTSLDEIVRAVNEVGAAPGDLIAILEALKQAGALRAELEVI; the protein is encoded by the coding sequence ATGGACACGCCCAACGCCGAACGCTCGAACCCCACGCCCGCGAAGAAGCCGCGCCGCATCGACACCTATACGCTGCTCGGGCTGCTGGCGTGGATCGGGCTGGTGCTGCTCTGCCTGGCACCCGCCGCGCGTGCCGAACGCATCAAGGATCTCGCCCAGGTCGGTGGCGTGCGCAGCAATCCGCTGGTCGGCTACGGGCTGGTCGTGGGCCTTGACGGCAGCGGCGACCGCACCAGCCAGGCACCCTTCACCGTGCAGAGCCTGAAGAACATGCTGGGCGAACTGGGCGTCAACGTGCCGCCCAACGTCAATCCGCAGCTGAAGAACGTCGCGGCGGTCGCCATCCACGCCGACCTGCCCGCCTTCGCCAAACCCGGCCAGCCGATCGACATCACCGTGTCCTCCATCGGCAACGCCACGTCGTTGCGCGGCGGCAGCCTGCTGATGACGCCGCTGCGTGGCGCCGACGGCGAGGTCTACGCCATCGCGCAGGGCAACCTGGTGGTCGGTGGCTTCGGCGCGCAGGGCAAGGACGGGTCGCGCGTGTCGGTCAACGTGCCCAGCGTGGGCCGCATCCCGAATGGCGCCACGGTCGAGCGCGCGGTGCCGAATGCGATGGATGCCGGCGACGGCACCATCACGCTGAACCTGCATCGCGCCGACTTCACCACCGTGTCGCGCATGGTCGCCGCGCTGGAACAGAACTTCGGCGCCGGCAATGCCTATGCACTGGATGCCGTCACCGTGGCAGTGCGTGGCCCCAGCGACATCAGCCGCCGCATCAATTTCCTTTCCCAGGTGGAGAACCTGGAACTGACGCCGGGCAGCGCACCGGCCAAGGTCATCGTCAATGCACGCACCGGCACCGTGGTGATCGGCGCGCAGGTGCAGGTGATGCCGGCTGCGGTCACCCACGGCTCGCTGACGGTGACCATCACCGAATCGGCGAACGTCAGCCAGCCGAACGAATTCTCGCGCGGCGGCCAGACGGTGGTGACGCCGCAGTCGTCGGTGTCGATCAATGCCGAAGGCAGCCGCATGTTCAAGTTCGAAGGCGGCACCTCGCTGGATGAGATCGTCCGCGCCGTGAACGAAGTCGGCGCGGCCCCCGGCGACCTGATCGCCATCCTGGAAGCGCTGAAGCAGGCGGGTGCGCTGCGCGCGGAGCTCGAGGTGATCTGA
- the flgH gene encoding flagellar basal body L-ring protein FlgH: MKRSTSATTLACALMLLPGCARYYGDVRPYAPMQPIQPIVAVQAPATAGSIYRAGPGLNLYADRRARDVGDLLTINLVENTAAQTSATTSVDKSSEISMAAPNIAGAPVTWNGREILSASVNGDRGFSGAGNSAQSNRLQGSVTVTVIQRLPNGNLVVQGQKNMRLNQGDELVQIQGIVRPADIGTDNTIASSKVADARIAFGGRGAIAQSNSMGWLGRFFNSPVFPN, translated from the coding sequence ATGAAGCGCTCCACGTCCGCCACCACCCTCGCCTGCGCGCTGATGCTGCTGCCGGGCTGCGCACGCTACTACGGCGACGTGCGCCCTTACGCGCCGATGCAGCCCATCCAGCCCATCGTCGCCGTGCAGGCGCCGGCGACGGCCGGTTCCATCTACCGCGCCGGCCCCGGGCTGAACCTCTACGCCGACCGCCGCGCACGCGACGTGGGCGACCTGCTGACGATCAACCTGGTGGAGAACACCGCCGCGCAGACCTCGGCCACCACCTCGGTCGACAAGAGCAGCGAGATCAGCATGGCCGCGCCCAACATCGCCGGTGCCCCGGTCACCTGGAACGGACGCGAAATCCTCAGCGCCTCGGTCAACGGCGACCGCGGTTTCAGCGGCGCCGGCAACAGCGCGCAGAGCAACCGCCTGCAGGGCAGCGTGACCGTCACCGTCATCCAGCGTCTGCCCAACGGCAATCTGGTCGTGCAGGGCCAGAAGAACATGCGCCTGAACCAGGGTGACGAACTGGTGCAGATCCAGGGCATCGTGCGCCCGGCCGACATCGGCACCGACAACACCATCGCCTCCAGCAAGGTCGCCGACGCCCGCATCGCCTTCGGCGGCCGCGGCGCCATCGCGCAGTCCAACTCGATGGGCTGGCTGGGCCGGTTCTTCAACTCCCCCGTCTTCCCCAACTGA
- the flgG gene encoding flagellar basal-body rod protein FlgG, whose protein sequence is MNQALWVAKTGLDAQQTRMSVVSNNLANTNTTGFKRDRASFEDLLYQQVRQPGGSTSSQTQLPSGLQLGTGVRVVSTSKDFQQGNPQQTGRSLDVMVNGRGFFEVLLPDGSPAYTRDGSFQINAQGELVTNSGYPVQPGIQVPEGAQSMTIGADGTISVTMAGQAQALEIGSLTLTDFVNPSGLQAKGENLYVETTASGPAQNGTPGLNGLGGLVQGSLEGSNVNVVEELVSMIETQRAYEMNAKAISTTDSMLGYLNNNV, encoded by the coding sequence ATGAACCAGGCCCTCTGGGTCGCCAAGACCGGACTGGATGCGCAGCAGACGCGCATGTCCGTGGTCTCCAACAACCTGGCCAACACCAACACCACCGGCTTCAAGCGCGACCGCGCCAGCTTCGAAGACCTGCTGTACCAGCAGGTGCGCCAGCCCGGCGGCTCCACCTCTTCGCAGACGCAGCTGCCGTCCGGCCTGCAGCTCGGCACCGGCGTGCGCGTCGTCTCCACGTCGAAGGACTTCCAGCAGGGCAACCCGCAGCAGACCGGCCGCTCGCTGGACGTGATGGTCAACGGCCGCGGCTTCTTCGAAGTGCTGCTGCCCGACGGCTCGCCCGCCTACACCCGCGACGGTTCGTTCCAGATCAACGCGCAGGGCGAACTGGTCACCAACAGCGGCTACCCCGTGCAGCCCGGCATCCAGGTACCCGAAGGCGCGCAGTCGATGACCATCGGCGCCGACGGCACCATCAGCGTGACCATGGCCGGTCAGGCACAGGCGCTGGAAATCGGCTCGCTGACGCTCACCGACTTCGTCAATCCGTCCGGCCTGCAGGCCAAGGGCGAAAACCTCTACGTCGAAACCACCGCCTCCGGCCCCGCGCAGAACGGCACCCCCGGCCTCAACGGCCTGGGCGGGCTGGTGCAGGGCTCGCTGGAGGGCTCCAACGTCAACGTCGTGGAAGAGCTGGTCAGCATGATCGAAACCCAGCGCGCCTACGAAATGAACGCCAAGGCCATCTCCACCACCGACTCGATGTTGGGCTACCTCAACAACAACGTCTGA
- a CDS encoding flagellar basal body rod protein FlgF codes for MDKALYVAMTGARASLQAQGTVSHNLANVDTKGFKAALAGTEAFKIPGQGFPSRVDAMLMDPGFDSRTGSQMVTGRSLDVSLQPNHWLAVQAADGGTAYTRNGELSVTPNGQLVTAGGRAVLDDNGNPIAVPPAQSIDIGADGTVSIIPQGEGPQTMAVVGRMRMVQATPAQLARGGDGLMRPSDPQAPALPQATGNSLTTGVLEGSNVDAAGALVQMIQMQRQFEMQVKVIRTGDEMAQSSNQLLRLGS; via the coding sequence ATGGACAAAGCCCTCTACGTCGCCATGACCGGTGCCCGCGCTTCGCTCCAGGCGCAGGGCACGGTGTCGCACAACCTCGCCAACGTGGACACCAAGGGCTTCAAGGCGGCATTGGCGGGCACCGAGGCGTTCAAGATCCCGGGCCAGGGTTTCCCATCGCGCGTGGACGCCATGCTGATGGATCCCGGGTTCGATTCGCGCACGGGGTCGCAGATGGTCACCGGGCGATCTCTGGACGTATCGCTGCAGCCCAACCACTGGCTGGCCGTGCAGGCCGCCGATGGCGGCACCGCCTACACGCGCAACGGCGAGCTCAGCGTGACGCCGAACGGCCAGCTGGTCACCGCCGGCGGCCGTGCGGTGCTGGACGACAATGGAAACCCCATCGCCGTACCACCCGCGCAGTCCATCGACATCGGGGCCGACGGCACGGTGTCGATCATCCCGCAGGGCGAAGGCCCGCAGACCATGGCAGTCGTGGGCCGGATGCGGATGGTGCAGGCCACGCCGGCGCAGCTGGCACGCGGCGGCGACGGTCTGATGCGCCCCTCCGATCCGCAGGCTCCGGCGCTCCCGCAGGCTACGGGCAACAGCCTGACCACGGGCGTGCTGGAAGGCAGCAACGTGGATGCGGCGGGTGCGCTGGTGCAGATGATCCAGATGCAGCGCCAGTTCGAGATGCAGGTGAAGGTGATCCGCACCGGCGACGAGATGGCGCAGTCGTCGAACCAGTTGCTGCGGTTGGGTAGTTGA
- the flgE gene encoding flagellar hook protein FlgE yields MAFNSSLSGMKAANADLNVTSHNIANVGTTGFKESRAEFAEVFSTTGYGLLQNGIGAGVRVTNVAQQFSQGDINQTGRYLDLAIDQEGFFTVSNNGTNVYTRAGNFQRDPNGFVTTPDGYRLQVFPPRADNVGFDTGQLVDLQLLTTDSPPSPTTNVDLGVTLPGNAAQPTITPFSPNDSASFNETTSVNVYDSLGVSHQQSVYYVKTANPNEWQMHVYVDGTSMGAPTNVQFDNNGTLTAPANGLVTLAPFTPTTGAGVLNMTLNISGTTQYGEQFAKRIQNQDGYATGKLNEFSVSPEGVVYARYSNGVDRAIGQVGLANFTNPQGLVSQGNNTWTHSFASGEPRIGAPGTSDFGQVASGALEASTVDLTEQLVNMIVAQRNFQANSQMLSTQDQITQTVINIR; encoded by the coding sequence ATGGCTTTCAACAGTTCGCTCTCGGGCATGAAGGCGGCCAACGCCGACCTCAACGTCACCTCGCACAACATCGCCAACGTCGGCACCACCGGTTTCAAGGAGTCGCGCGCCGAGTTCGCCGAAGTCTTCTCGACCACCGGCTACGGGCTGCTGCAGAACGGGATCGGCGCCGGCGTGCGCGTCACCAACGTGGCGCAGCAGTTCTCGCAGGGCGACATCAACCAGACCGGCCGCTACCTGGACCTGGCGATCGACCAGGAAGGCTTCTTCACGGTCAGCAACAACGGCACCAACGTCTACACGCGCGCCGGCAACTTCCAGCGCGACCCCAACGGCTTCGTGACCACGCCCGACGGCTACCGCCTGCAGGTGTTCCCGCCGCGCGCGGACAACGTGGGTTTCGACACGGGCCAGCTGGTCGACCTGCAGCTGCTGACCACCGACAGCCCGCCGTCGCCCACCACCAACGTGGACCTGGGCGTCACCCTGCCAGGCAACGCCGCGCAGCCGACCATCACGCCGTTCTCGCCGAATGACAGCGCCAGCTTCAATGAGACCACCTCGGTCAATGTCTATGATTCGCTCGGCGTTTCGCACCAGCAGTCGGTGTACTACGTGAAGACCGCCAACCCGAACGAATGGCAGATGCACGTGTACGTGGACGGCACGTCGATGGGTGCGCCGACCAATGTGCAGTTCGACAACAACGGCACGCTGACCGCACCGGCCAACGGCCTGGTGACGCTGGCCCCGTTCACGCCCACCACGGGCGCAGGCGTGCTGAACATGACGCTGAACATCAGCGGCACCACCCAGTACGGCGAGCAGTTCGCCAAGCGCATCCAGAACCAGGACGGCTACGCCACCGGCAAGCTCAACGAGTTCAGCGTGTCGCCCGAAGGCGTGGTGTACGCGCGCTATTCGAACGGCGTGGACCGCGCCATCGGCCAGGTGGGCCTGGCCAACTTCACCAACCCGCAGGGCCTGGTGTCGCAGGGCAACAACACCTGGACGCACAGTTTCGCCTCGGGTGAACCGCGCATCGGTGCGCCCGGCACGTCCGACTTCGGCCAGGTGGCCTCGGGTGCACTGGAAGCCTCCACGGTCGACCTGACCGAGCAGCTGGTCAACATGATCGTGGCGCAGCGCAACTTCCAGGCGAACTCGCAGATGCTGTCCACGCAGGACCAGATCACCCAGACGGTCATCAACATCCGCTAA
- a CDS encoding flagellar hook capping FlgD N-terminal domain-containing protein, translating to MATINGDPFAAINTATTGTPTNKKPENLGQADFMRLMTEQLKHQDPLKPLSNSEFIGQLAQFSTVQGISDLNTTVGGFTSALTGDQVLKGASLVGHSVLVPSKTIALPASGNASGLVMAPGAGTVKFEIKDASGVVVDTVEVEATGKGETPYVWDGLKANGERAPAGAYSITAQHVASDGTGTELNTYVDATVESVTIGSDGLYLNLPGLGTAPLDYVLRIGKSTT from the coding sequence ATGGCCACCATCAACGGCGACCCGTTTGCCGCCATCAACACCGCCACCACCGGCACGCCGACCAACAAGAAGCCGGAGAACCTGGGCCAGGCCGACTTCATGCGGCTGATGACCGAACAGCTGAAGCACCAGGACCCATTGAAGCCGCTGTCGAACAGCGAGTTCATCGGCCAGCTGGCGCAGTTCTCCACCGTGCAGGGCATCAGCGACCTCAACACCACCGTCGGCGGCTTCACGTCCGCGCTGACCGGCGACCAGGTGCTGAAAGGCGCCTCGCTGGTCGGGCATTCGGTGCTGGTGCCGTCCAAGACGATCGCGTTGCCCGCCAGCGGCAACGCCAGCGGCCTGGTCATGGCGCCGGGCGCCGGCACGGTGAAATTCGAGATCAAGGACGCCAGCGGCGTGGTCGTGGACACGGTGGAAGTGGAAGCCACCGGCAAGGGTGAAACGCCCTACGTCTGGGACGGCCTGAAAGCCAATGGCGAACGCGCGCCGGCCGGTGCGTACTCGATCACGGCCCAGCACGTCGCCAGCGACGGCACCGGCACCGAACTGAACACCTACGTCGATGCCACCGTCGAAAGCGTCACCATCGGTTCCGACGGGCTCTACCTCAACCTGCCCGGCCTGGGCACCGCACCGCTCGACTACGTGCTGCGCATCGGCAAGTCGACCACCTGA
- the flgC gene encoding flagellar basal body rod protein FlgC has protein sequence MSNLPIFDVAGSALQAQSVRLNTIASNLSNADSIASSPEAVYKPIEPIFQARPLNADGSLTSVQVKEITQSDAPPIKRYEPGHPMADGDGYVYAPDVDPVAQMVNLISASRGYQAGVEVLNTAKELALATLTMGR, from the coding sequence ATGAGCAACCTGCCCATCTTCGACGTGGCCGGTTCCGCCCTGCAGGCGCAGTCGGTGCGGTTGAACACCATCGCCAGCAACCTGTCCAACGCGGATTCCATCGCGTCCTCGCCCGAGGCGGTGTACAAGCCGATCGAGCCGATCTTCCAGGCACGGCCACTGAATGCGGATGGCTCGCTGACGTCGGTGCAGGTGAAGGAAATCACCCAGAGCGACGCGCCGCCGATCAAGCGCTACGAGCCCGGCCACCCGATGGCCGATGGCGATGGCTATGTGTATGCGCCCGACGTGGACCCCGTGGCCCAGATGGTCAACCTGATCTCGGCCTCGCGCGGTTACCAGGCGGGCGTCGAAGTCCTGAACACCGCCAAGGAACTGGCCCTGGCCACGCTGACGATGGGCCGCTGA
- the flgB gene encoding flagellar basal body rod protein FlgB, with amino-acid sequence MSNPISNYLGVHATALPLREQRMQLIASNLSNADTPNYKAKDLNFQAALESAALKASPLQTTSERHLTLLDASPRIFERDGVQPSLDGNTVDADTERAAYGRAALEYRASLSFIESKVRTMLTAITGQ; translated from the coding sequence ATGTCCAATCCCATCTCCAACTACCTGGGCGTCCATGCGACGGCCCTGCCGCTGCGCGAGCAGCGCATGCAGCTGATCGCCAGCAACCTGTCCAACGCGGACACGCCCAACTACAAGGCGAAGGACCTGAACTTCCAGGCGGCGCTGGAAAGCGCGGCGCTGAAGGCCTCGCCGCTGCAGACCACCAGCGAACGCCACCTCACCCTGCTGGACGCCTCCCCGCGTATCTTCGAGCGCGACGGCGTGCAGCCCAGCCTGGACGGCAACACCGTCGATGCCGACACCGAACGGGCGGCCTACGGTCGCGCGGCGCTGGAATACCGCGCCTCGCTCAGCTTCATCGAATCCAAGGTGCGCACCATGCTCACCGCCATCACGGGTCAATAA
- a CDS encoding chemotaxis protein, producing MTQDLLNRIDQRTRLAGHNRLALLLFRLGGRQLFGVNVFKVQEVLRRPSLFQLPGLPSEFVGVADVRGRSVPVLDLGLSIRHPERDPNPENTPNYLVVTEFNRSVQGFLVSGVERIVNIAVEDIHPPPELGADNSYLTAVTRFQGELIQVIDVESVLADICQTRMDAALAPEMALPEGSPPLQVLVVDDSRVARSQIRSVLEQLGVTTTLLSDGRQALDHLLQVHAAGENPAERYAMVISDIEMPAMDGYTLTTEIRRHPGLAGLYVLLHTSLSGVFNNAMVERVGANAFVAKYSPHELAEHVLFRLNQVVAAQMAAA from the coding sequence ATGACCCAGGATCTGCTCAATCGTATCGACCAGCGCACCCGCCTGGCCGGCCACAACCGCCTCGCCCTGCTCCTGTTCCGCCTGGGCGGGCGTCAGCTTTTTGGCGTCAATGTCTTCAAGGTGCAGGAAGTGCTGCGCCGCCCCAGCCTGTTCCAGCTGCCGGGGCTGCCCAGCGAGTTCGTCGGCGTGGCCGACGTGCGCGGGCGTTCGGTGCCGGTGCTGGACCTGGGCCTGAGCATCCGCCACCCCGAACGCGACCCCAACCCCGAGAACACCCCCAATTACCTGGTGGTGACCGAGTTCAACCGCTCCGTGCAGGGCTTCCTGGTCAGCGGCGTGGAGCGCATCGTCAACATCGCCGTGGAAGACATCCACCCGCCGCCGGAACTGGGCGCGGACAACAGCTACCTGACCGCCGTGACCCGTTTCCAGGGCGAACTGATCCAGGTGATCGACGTGGAAAGCGTGCTGGCCGACATCTGCCAGACGCGCATGGATGCCGCCCTGGCGCCGGAAATGGCCTTGCCGGAAGGCTCGCCGCCGCTGCAGGTACTGGTGGTCGACGACTCGCGCGTGGCGCGCTCGCAGATCCGCAGCGTGCTGGAGCAGTTGGGCGTCACCACCACCCTGCTTTCGGATGGACGGCAGGCACTGGACCATCTCTTGCAGGTGCATGCCGCCGGCGAGAATCCGGCCGAGCGCTACGCCATGGTCATCTCGGACATCGAGATGCCGGCGATGGACGGCTACACGCTGACGACGGAAATCCGGCGCCATCCGGGCCTGGCCGGCCTTTACGTGCTGCTGCATACCTCGCTGTCGGGCGTGTTCAACAACGCCATGGTGGAACGCGTGGGCGCGAACGCCTTCGTGGCCAAGTACAGCCCGCACGAACTGGCCGAGCACGTGCTGTTCCGCCTGAACCAGGTGGTGGCGGCGCAGATGGCGGCGGCCTAG
- the flgA gene encoding flagellar basal body P-ring formation chaperone FlgA produces the protein MLRLATALITGLTACAVLAADFQPVDSIKTAALGALPAGSDADATLDPSLRLPRCGAALTARVQGSNSVEVSCPQDAGWRLFVPVRIRRSQTVLVLNRGIAPGEAITADAFTPEARDASRIVGAAVADPAQAVGRVARRTLSAGAVLSASDLVAARLIRRGDNVALVSRRGGVEVRVAGKALADAGENERVTVENLSSRRVVQGVVGPSGDVWVSR, from the coding sequence ATGCTGCGCCTCGCCACTGCCCTGATCACGGGATTGACCGCGTGCGCCGTATTGGCGGCCGACTTCCAGCCCGTGGACAGCATCAAGACGGCCGCCCTGGGCGCACTGCCTGCCGGCAGCGATGCCGATGCCACGCTGGACCCTTCGCTGCGGCTCCCGCGCTGCGGCGCTGCGCTGACGGCGCGCGTGCAGGGCAGCAACAGCGTTGAAGTCAGCTGCCCCCAGGATGCCGGCTGGCGCCTGTTCGTGCCGGTGCGCATCCGCCGCAGCCAGACCGTGCTGGTGCTCAACCGCGGCATCGCCCCGGGCGAAGCGATCACCGCGGATGCCTTCACCCCGGAGGCCCGCGACGCCAGCCGCATCGTCGGCGCGGCCGTGGCGGACCCGGCCCAGGCCGTCGGCCGCGTGGCGCGACGCACGTTGTCGGCGGGCGCGGTACTGTCCGCCTCCGACCTGGTGGCGGCACGGCTGATCCGGCGCGGCGACAACGTGGCGCTGGTGTCCCGGCGCGGCGGCGTGGAAGTGCGCGTGGCCGGCAAGGCATTGGCCGACGCGGGCGAGAACGAACGCGTCACCGTCGAGAACCTGTCATCGCGCCGCGTGGTCCAGGGCGTGGTGGGTCCCTCGGGTGACGTGTGGGTAAGTCGTTGA
- the flgM gene encoding flagellar biosynthesis anti-sigma factor FlgM, producing the protein MSQKIEGTPPAAVRTTGPVSGRVANAGADRSGPVEAAAGGDSLRLTGEAAGLQAMQRELSTAPAIDDARVQAVREALQAGTYKVNAEAIADGMLSLEKQLGA; encoded by the coding sequence ATGAGCCAGAAAATCGAAGGCACTCCCCCCGCCGCCGTACGCACCACCGGTCCCGTCAGCGGGCGTGTTGCCAACGCGGGTGCCGACCGTTCCGGGCCGGTGGAAGCCGCAGCCGGTGGCGACAGCCTCCGCCTGACCGGTGAAGCCGCCGGGCTGCAGGCGATGCAGCGCGAGCTGTCCACCGCACCGGCCATCGACGACGCCCGCGTGCAGGCCGTGCGTGAAGCGCTGCAGGCGGGCACGTACAAGGTCAACGCCGAGGCAATCGCCGACGGCATGCTCAGCCTGGAAAAACAGCTGGGCGCATGA
- a CDS encoding flagellar protein FlgN, producing the protein MTSMTATPLQRLAAALEEERRAIVEHDVEALVRSTQDKLDALRTLENSAAGFGFPAELQERLAELAEQNHANGILLARRRREVNWALRHLGRSESTGAYDAQGQTSTVSPVRPLAVA; encoded by the coding sequence ATGACCTCCATGACGGCCACGCCCCTGCAACGCCTGGCGGCCGCCCTGGAAGAAGAGCGGCGCGCCATCGTCGAGCACGACGTGGAAGCGCTGGTGCGCTCCACCCAGGACAAGCTGGACGCCCTGCGCACGCTCGAGAATTCGGCCGCCGGTTTCGGCTTTCCCGCCGAACTGCAGGAACGCCTGGCGGAACTGGCCGAACAGAACCATGCCAACGGCATCCTGCTGGCCCGCCGCCGTCGCGAGGTCAACTGGGCGCTGCGCCACCTGGGTCGCAGCGAAAGCACCGGCGCCTACGATGCGCAGGGCCAGACCAGCACCGTCAGTCCGGTGCGTCCGCTGGCGGTCGCCTGA